The following is a genomic window from Chitinophaga caseinilytica.
TTGCAGTATTCCTTTGCAACAATGGGCAGGAATCGGTATTTTCGATGGGCGCGCGGGACGTTGACCCGGATTATCCCGCCGCATTATCTTTCATCAACATGCATATGCAACCAGTTATCGCCATACGGCATTTAAACAAGCATTTCGGAAAGAAACAGGTATTGATGGACATCAACCTGGAAGTTCGTCCGGGTGAAGTGATCGGCTACATCGGCCCCAACGGTGCCGGTAAATCCACCACCGTGAAAATCCTCATCGGGCTGTTGGGCGATTATGAAGGCGATGTGAGCGTGATGGGGCACGACCTGCGCGAGAACACCCTCGCCGTCAAAGCCCTCACCGGATACGTGCCCGAAAACGCGGAGATCTATGAAGTACTCACGCCCATGGAATACCTGTCGTTCACCGGCAAACTGTACGGGCTTGATGAAGATACCATCGCAGAGCGCGCCCAGCGCATGCTCCAGGCGTTCGGGCTGCTGGAGAACAAAGACCAGCGCATGGATACGTTCTCCAAAGGCATGCGCCAGAAAGTCCTCATCATTTCCGGCCTGCTCCACAATCCGCAGATCGTCATCCTCGACGAGCCGCTTTCCGGGCTGGACGCCAACGCCGTGATCATCGTGAAGGAAATCATCACCCTGCTCAAAAAAGAGAATAAAACCATTTTCTATTGCTCGCATATGATGGACGTGGTGGAGAAAGTGGCAGACCGCATCGTGCTGATAGACGAAGGCCGCATCGTGGCCGACGGCACTTTCCGGGAATTGCAGCAATCCGGCACCGAAACCCTTGAGCAGGTGTTTGCCCGGCTCACCGGCAAGCAGCGCCTCAGCGAACAGGCGGATCAGTTCATCAACGCCCTCGGCCAATAAATTACCGCGCCCATGAATAAAATAATGCTGGCGATGGTATCGCTTTTCAACCCGCTGTGGCGCATGCTGGGAGTTGACGTGATGCAACTCCGCACTATCCTCGACACCAAGCTGCGCATAGACGACCGCCGGCCCAACGTTTACAACCGCGGCTCGCGGCAGGGCTCAACGAAGCCGGTGCGCAACAGCGCCATTCTCACGATGGTGCTGTCGTTTTTCATCGGGATGATCTATCTGTCGGTTTTTACGGTGGGAACGGATATCCGGCTGCAAACGTTCCTCTGGTTTTCCGCGTACCTGCTCACGATGTGCATCACGCTCATCACTGATTTTTCGTACGTGCTGATCGACCCGCGTGACAATTACATCCTGCTGCCGCGGCCCGTGAGCGATCGCACGCTGGTAGTAAGCCGGCTGTTGCACATTGCGCTGCATATTTCGAAGCTCGCGGTGCCGATGGGCTTATCGCCCTTCCTGTATATCTGTTATTTCTTCGGCGTGCTGCCGGGGCTGTGGTTTGCGCTGCTGGCGCTCATGCTGACTTTCCTGGCGATATTCCTCATCAATCTGGCCTATTTGCTGGTGCTGCGGATCACCTCGGCCGAAAGGTTCAAGGAAGTGATCAACTCCATGCAGATCGTGTTTTCCATCGTGATGTTCGGCGTGTACTTCCTGGGGCCGCGGGTGTTGCGGAACATCCAGGTGGAGGGCGTGTTCAGGAGCGAAGATTTTCCCTGGCTGCCCTTTGCGCCTACCTGGTGGTTTGCGGGATCGTTCAGCTGGCTGGTAGACGGATGGCGGGCGAACACCGCGCTCAGTATCACTTTGGCCTTCCTGACGCCTATGGTGTGCCTTTGGGTGGTAGTGCGGTTCCTGGCGCCGAGCTTCAACCGGAAGATCGCGGGAATGGGCGCCAGCGACCCCGCGCCGCCGGTCGTGAAAACGGTTAAAGCCGTAGACGGGAAGGAGCCGTTTTACAGGAAAATGTCGCGCCTCTTCGCCAAAGACGGGCAGGAACAATTGTCGTTCGAGCTGGTATGGCTGCTGACGGCGCGCACGCGCGAATTCAAGCTGAAAGTATATCCTTCGATCGCGTATGTGTTCGTCATCACCGTGGGGATTGTTTTCTT
Proteins encoded in this region:
- a CDS encoding ABC transporter ATP-binding protein — protein: MQPVIAIRHLNKHFGKKQVLMDINLEVRPGEVIGYIGPNGAGKSTTVKILIGLLGDYEGDVSVMGHDLRENTLAVKALTGYVPENAEIYEVLTPMEYLSFTGKLYGLDEDTIAERAQRMLQAFGLLENKDQRMDTFSKGMRQKVLIISGLLHNPQIVILDEPLSGLDANAVIIVKEIITLLKKENKTIFYCSHMMDVVEKVADRIVLIDEGRIVADGTFRELQQSGTETLEQVFARLTGKQRLSEQADQFINALGQ